A region from the Simiduia sp. 21SJ11W-1 genome encodes:
- a CDS encoding response regulator transcription factor, with translation MSVMMAACAIQQLYATTMPLLLLADDHPLFRTALKQTLTHSALVESPKCVECENLAAVQAQLEGGLEPDLILLDLHMPGTLGFAGLASLRGCYPEIPVAIVSGDDSYQRVVRAEQLGASGFISKSLAPAELELAISRLLAGDVWFEKGDAKHEDEVDEVAERIASLTPHQFRVFSLICEGMLNKQIAFEMSIAEPTVKSHVTAIMRKLGVRKRTEVILLAQKLAS, from the coding sequence ATGAGCGTTATGATGGCGGCTTGTGCCATTCAACAACTATACGCAACCACTATGCCGCTATTGCTTCTTGCCGATGACCATCCGCTGTTTCGCACGGCGCTCAAACAAACGCTTACCCACTCGGCATTGGTTGAGTCGCCCAAGTGTGTGGAGTGCGAAAACCTGGCTGCGGTGCAAGCGCAGCTTGAGGGCGGGCTTGAGCCGGATTTGATTTTATTGGATTTACACATGCCGGGCACGCTGGGGTTTGCAGGGCTTGCAAGCCTGCGCGGTTGCTACCCGGAAATTCCGGTGGCCATTGTGTCTGGCGATGACAGCTACCAGCGGGTTGTGCGCGCAGAGCAATTGGGCGCTTCGGGTTTTATTTCCAAGTCTTTGGCGCCGGCAGAGCTTGAGTTGGCCATCAGCCGATTGCTCGCCGGTGATGTGTGGTTTGAAAAAGGTGATGCCAAACACGAAGATGAAGTGGACGAGGTGGCTGAGCGCATTGCGAGCTTAACGCCCCACCAATTTCGCGTCTTTTCACTTATTTGCGAGGGCATGCTAAACAAGCAAATTGCATTTGAGATGTCTATAGCCGAGCCCACGGTAAAATCACACGTAACGGCCATTATGCGAAAACTTGGTGTAAGAAAGCGCACCGAGGTCATTTTGCTTGCGCAAAAGCTTGCGAGTTAA